One window from the genome of Balaenoptera musculus isolate JJ_BM4_2016_0621 chromosome 3, mBalMus1.pri.v3, whole genome shotgun sequence encodes:
- the ILF3 gene encoding interleukin enhancer-binding factor 3 isoform X5, translating into MRPVRIFVNDDRHVMAKHSSVYPTQEELEAVQNMVSHTERALKAVSDWIDEQEKGSGDHAESENMDAPPEDEAKEGAGEQKSEHVTRTLRGVMRVGLVAKGLLLKGDLDLELVLLCKEKPTTALLDKVADNLAIQLAAVTDDKYEILQSVDDAAIVIKNTKEPPLSLTIHLTSPVVREEMEKVLAGETLSVNDPPDVLDRQKCLAALASLRHAKWFQARANGLKSCVIVIRVLRDLCTRVPTWGPLRGWPLELLCEKSIGTANRPMGAGEALRRVLECLASGIVMPDGSGIYDPCEKEATDAIGHLDRQQREDITQSAQHALRLAAFGQLHKVLGMDPLPSKMPKKPKNENPVDYTVQIPPSTTYAITPMKRPMEEDGEEKSPSKKKKKIQKKEEKAEPPQAMNALMRLNQLKPGLQYKLVSQTGPVHAPIFTMSVEVDGNSFEASGPSKKTAKLHVAVKVLQDMGLPTGAEGRDSSKGEDSAEETEAKPAVVAPPPVVEAVSTPSAAFPSDPTAEQGPILTKHGKNPVMELNEKRRGLKYELISETGGSHDKRFVMEVEVDGQKFQGAGSNKKVAKAYAALAALEKLFPDAPLALEANKKKRAPVPVRGGPKFAAKPHNPGFGMGGPMHNEVPPPPNLRGRGRGGNIRGRGRGRGFGGANHGGYMNAGAGYGSYGYGGNSATAGYSDFFTDCYGYHDFGSS; encoded by the exons atg CGTCCAGTGAGAATTTTTGTGAATGATGATCGCCATGTGATGGCAAAGCATTCTTCCGTTTATCCAACACAAGAGGAGCTGGAGGCAGTCCAGAACATGGTGTCCCACACGGAGCGGGCTCTCAAAGCTGTGTCCGACTGGATCGATGAGCAGGAGAAAGGCAGCGGCGATCACGCCGAGTCCGAGAATATGGATGCGCCCCCAGAGGACGAGGCCAAAGAAGGGGCCGG GGAGCAGAAGTCAGAGCACGTGACCAGAACCCTGAGGGGCGTGATGCGTGTTGGCCTCGTGGCAAAGGGCCTGCTGCTCAAGGGGGACCTGGACCTGGAGCTGGTGCTGCTGTGTAAGGAGAAGCCCACGACCGCCCTCCTGGACAAGGTGGCTGACAACCTGGCCATCCAGCTCGCT GCTGTTACAGATGACAAGTACGAAATACTCCAATCTGTCGACGATGCCGCGATTGtgataaaaaacacaaaagagccTCCATTGTCCCTGACCATCCACCTGACATCCCCTGTTGtcagagaagaaatggagaaagtatTAGCTGGAG AAACGCTATCAGTCAACGATCCCCCGGACGTTCTGGACAGGCAGAAATGCCTTGCTGCCTTGGCGTCCCTCCGACACGCCAAGTGGTTCCAG GCCAGAGCCAACGGGCTGAAGTCGTGTGTCATTGTCATCCGGGTCCTGAGGGACCTGTGCACCCGCGTTCCCACCTGGGGTCCCCTCAGAGGATGG CCCCTCGAGCTTCTCTGTGAGAAGTCCATCGGCACAGCCAACAGACCAATGGGTGCCGGCGAGGCCCTGCGGAGAGTGCTGGAGTGCCTGGCTTCAGGCATCGTGATGCCAG ATGGTTCTGGCATTTATGACCCTTGTGAAAAAGAAGCCACTGATGCTATTGGGCATCTAGACAGACAGCAACGGGAAGATATCACACAGAGTGCGCAG cACGCTCTGCGACTTGCTGCGTTTGGCCAGCTCCATAAGGTCCTGGGTATGGACCCCCTGCCTTCGAAGATGCCCAAAAAACCAAAGAATGAAAACCCAGTGGACTACACAG TTCAAATACCCCCCAGTACCACCTACGCCATTACGCCCATGAAACGCCCAATGGAGGAAGATGGGGAGGAAAAGTCTCCcagcaaaaagaagaagaagattcAGAAGAAAG AGGAGAAAGCAGAGCCTCCCCAAGCGATGAACGCCCTGATGAGACTGAACCAGCTCAAGCCGGGGCTGCAGTACAAACTGGTTTCCCAGACCGGTCCAGTTCATGCCCCCATCTTCACCATGTCTGTGGAGGTAGACGGCAACTCATTCGAGGCCTCTGGGCCCTCCAAAAAGACTGCCAAGTTGCACGTGGCCGTTAAG GTGTTACAGGACATGGGCTTGCCCACGGGTGCCGAAGGCAGAGACTCCAGCAAGGGGGAAGACTCAGCTGAGGAGACAGAGGCGAAGCCAGCCGTGGTGGCCCCGCCACCTGTGGTGGAAGCTGTCTCGACCCCCAGCGCTGCCTTCCCCTCAGATCCCACTGCCGAG CAGGGGCCGATCCTGACCAAGCATGGCAAGAACCCTGTTATGGAACTTAACGAGAAGAGGCGTGGCCTCAAGTATGAGCTCATCTCAGAGACAGGGGGTAGCCATGACAAGCGCTTCGTCATGGAG GTCGAGGTGGACGGACAGAAGTTTCAAGGCGCTGGCTCAAACAAAAAGGTGGCCAAAGCATATGCCGCCCTTGCTGCGCTAGAAAAACTGTTCCCCGATGCCCCTCTGGCCCTCGAGGCCAACAAGAAGAAGAGAGCCCCCGTGCCTGTGAGAGGTGGACCGAAATTTGCTGCTAAG CCACATAACCCTGGGTTCGGCATGGGGGGCCCCATGCACAATGAAGTGCCCCCGCCCCCCAATCTCCGAGGacggggaagaggagggaacatcCGAGGtcgagggagagggagaggcttTGGTGGCGCCAACCATGGAGGCTACATGAATGCTG GCGCCGGGTATGGCAGCTATGGGTATGGAGGCAACTCGGCAACCGCTGGCTACA GTGACTTTTTCACAGACTGCTACGGCTATCATGATTTTGGGTCTTCCTAG